A window of the Arachis duranensis cultivar V14167 chromosome 5, aradu.V14167.gnm2.J7QH, whole genome shotgun sequence genome harbors these coding sequences:
- the LOC107487467 gene encoding 3-dehydroquinate synthase, chloroplastic gives MASSTATQFSLSLSAKHAAPTTASKLPTRVSSLQKPNLVPPHFGLRCSHSQSVPLSKSRICASSAQVMDPVTSKNEPTIVDVDLGNRSYPIYIGSALLHKPELLQRHVHGKRVLVVTNNTVAPLYLDKVIDALTKGNPNVSVESVILPDGEQYKDMDTLMKVFDKAIESRLDRRSTFVALGGGVIGDMCGYAAASFLRGVNFIQIPTTVMAQVDSSVGGKTGINHRLGKNLIGAFYQPQCVLIDTDTLNTLPDRELASGFAEVIKYGLIRDAEFFEWQEKNMQALMARDPAALAYAIKRSCENKAEVVSLDEKESGMRATLNLGHTFGHAIETGVGYGQWLHGEAVAAGTVMAVDMSYRLGWIDDSIVKRVGDILKQAKLPTTPPEIMTVDMFKSVMAVDKKVADGLLRLILLKGPLGNCVFTGDYDRKALDDTLHAFCKS, from the exons ATGGCTTCTTCCACCGCCACCCAATTCTCCCTTTCCCTCTCCGCCAAACACGCAGCCCCAACAACAGCCTCCAAGCTACCCACTCGTGTCTCCTCGCTTCAAAAACCGAACTTGGTGCCACCCCACTTCGGATTACGATGTTCTCACAGTCAAAGTGTCCCTCTTTCGAAATCAAGGATTTGCGCTAGCTCAGCTCAAGTTATGGATCCCGTCACTTCCAAGAATGAACCCACCATCGTTGACGTCGATTTGGGCAACCGCAGCTACCCCATTTATATTGGATCCGCCTTGCTCCACAAACCCGAGCTTCTCCAGAG GCATGTCCATGGAAAGAGGGTTCTTGTGGTCACTAATAACACGGTTGCACCATTGTATCTAGACAAGGTCATTGATGCTTTAACAAAGGGAAACCCAAACGTTTCAGTCGAGAGTGTAATTTTGCCGGATGGCGAGCAGTACAAGGACATG GATACGCTTATGAAAGTCTTTGACAAGGCCATCGAGTCACGGTTGGACCGACGCAGTACATTTGTTGCCCTTGGAGGAGGTGTGATTGGAGACATGTGTGGCTATGCTGCTGCATCCTTTCTACGGGGTGTTAATTTTATTCAGATTCCTACCACTGTTATGGCTCAG gTTGATTCATCAGTTGGTGGTAAAACTGGGATAAATCATCGTCTTGGAAAGAATCTAATTGGTGCTTTTTACCAACCCCAATGTGTGCTTATTGACACAGACACATTGAATACGTTGCCAGATAGGGAGCTAGCATCAGGTTTTGCAGAGGTTATAAAGTATGGGCTTATTAGGGATGCAGAATTTTTTGAGTGGCAAGAGAAAAATATGCAGGCATTAATGGCAAG AGATCCTGCGGCACTGGCATATGCTATAAAGCGATCATGTGAAAACAAGGCTGAGGTTGTCTCCTTAGATGAGAAGGAAAGTGGAATGAGAGCAACATTAAACCTGGGTCATACATTTGGTCAT GCAATAGAAACTGGAGTTGGCTATGGGCAGTGGCTTCATGGAGAGGCTGTTGCAGCTGGCACg GTAATGGCTGTTGACATGTCATATCGCTTAGGTTGGATTGATGATTCGATTGTGAAACGAGTTGGAGACATTTTAAAACAGGCTAAGTTACCTACTACACCTCCTGAAATCATGACGGTGGACATGTTCAAATCTGTGATGGCG GTTGATAAGAAGGTAGCAGATGGGTTGCTAAGACTTATCCTTCTGAAGGGTCCTCTGGGCAATTGTGTCTTCACTGGGGACTATGATAGAAAGGCACTAGATGATACTCTTCATGCATTCTGTAAATCCTGA
- the LOC107487308 gene encoding protein GAMETE EXPRESSED 1-like: MDNCYHLLLFSLLSFSLGCESWGWFSSSSASFSKEETFPNKGSTTIGSVAEFSMEGFHDSKGVKLVENAKNKMVDSNSCWLNAYQHLFAGCSEILADNEKRSRLAWHLSDCFQRDSGRTPFDKCHPKSPMAKCLRNLDDLAHKVYLEFYLETNSICHQLQAYAFKHETERLVTELKSSAQYVEDKLDSMDEKSERLLQSSNQIHDSLNSIDVYTQQVAHTAKSLENHVDTVLRHSESVYEQTKKISASQLQLKEGQEGMKRNLEDGVAMIKDSYIHLGQEINKLRDDAIEIEREVIKLGDAMSTKMTILQEKAEDIGNMAGESLDKQQLVLDGQSMALKSLNSLSEFQSKAMEESRKSLEHFAEYGHKQHEELIQRQKQIQGLHDHLMENSKTILAAQESFESKQASMFLALDKLFALHNAMLLESRGIKAFFVYSMSSFVIYMLTSTKQTYNVRPRLYIGLCGTFFIEISIFRFAYDNIEQQTLIVNMVRSFFMAVAVIQLLYAVFTYRDYEKLNHELLLTLVEKVNGMQMQKELLDEDSDINWLQWINTDLSDDDDCLDDPSYTIPEQIGEYSITSSSDMRYNLRRRSHSRSP; encoded by the exons atggaTAATTGCTACCATCTTCTACTCTTTAGTTTGCTCTCTTTCTCATTAGGATGTGAGTCATGGGGTTggttttcatcatcatcagcaTCATTTAGTAAAGAAGAAACTTTTCCCAACAAAGGCAGCACTACTATAGGTTCTGTTGCTGAGTTCTCCATGGAAGGCTTCCATGACAGCAAAGGAGTGAAGTTGGTAGAGAATGCAAAGAACAAAATGGTTGACTCTAACTCATGTTGGCTAAATGCTTATCAGCATCTCTTTGCAGGGTGTTCTGAGATTCTTGCTGACAATGAGAAAAGGTCAAGACTTGCATGGCATCTTAGTGACTGCTTTCAAAGGGACTCTGGTAGAACACCCTTTGACAAATGTCATCCAAAATCTCCAATGGCTAAATGTCTAAGAAACTTGGATGATCTTGCTCATAAGGTTTACCTTGAATTTTACTTGGAAACAAATTCCATTTGTCATCAGTTACA GGCTTATGCATTTAAGCATGAAACTGAAAGGCTTGTGACGGAACTGAAAAGTTCAGCACAGTATGTGGAGGATAAGTTAGATAGCATGGATGAAAAATCAGAACGTCTTTTACAAAGTTCAAACCAAATTCATGATTCCCTAAATTCAATTGATGTTTATACTCAACAAGTTGCTCACACTGCTAAAAGTTTGGAGAATCATGTAGATACTGTATTGAGGCATTCAGAAAGTGTTTATGAGCAAACCAAGAAAATTTCAGCATCACAATTACAATTGAAGGAGGGACAAGAAGGTATGAAGAGGAATTTGGAAGATGGGGTGGCAATGATCAAGGACTCTTACATTCATTTGGGGCAAGAAATAAACAAGTTAAGGGATGATGCCATTGAAATTGAGAGAGAGGTTATAAAACTTGGAGATGCTATGTCAACAAAGATGACAATCTTACAAGAAAAAGCTGAAGATATTGGGAATATGGCTGGAGAATCCTTAGATAAACAACAATTAGTTCTAGATGGACAATCCATGGCATTGAAGAGTCTAAATTCTCTATCAGAGTTTCAATCGAAAGCAATGGAAGAGAGCAG AAAATCTTTAGAGCACTTTGCTGAATATGGACATAAGCAACATGAAGAGTTGATTCAGAGGCAGAAGCAGATTCAAGGACTTCATGATCATTTAATGGAAAATTCTAAAACAATATTGGCTGCTCAG GAATCTTTTGAATCAAAGCAAGCAAGCATGTTTCTGGCTTTAGACAAGCTTTTTGCTCTGCACAATGCAATGTTGCTTGAATCGCGAGGAATCAAGGCTTTCTTCGTCTATTCCATGTCGAGCTTCGTCATCTATATGTTAACTAGTACAAAACAAACATACAATGTTAGGCCACGGTTATACATAG GACTTTGTGGCACATTCTTCATTGAAATATCCATTTTTCGATTTGCTTATGATAACATTGAGCAACAAACCTTGATTGTGAATATGGTTAGATCATTCTTCATGGCAGTTGCTGTAATACAACTTCTATATGCAGTTTTCACATACAG GGATTATGAAAAATTGAACCATGAGTTGCTACTAACTCTGGTTGAAAAGGTTAACGGCATGCAAATGCAAAAAGAGTTGTTGGATGAAGACAGTGATATAAATTGGCTTCAGTGGATAAACACTGATTTatcagatgatgatgattgtcttGATGATCCTAGCTATACAATTCCAGAACAAATTGGAGAGTATTCAATCACATCTTCTTCAGATATGAGATATAATCTCCGTCGACGCAGTCACAGTCGCTCACCTTGA
- the LOC107487468 gene encoding L10-interacting MYB domain-containing protein: MAGHVTRSKRLEAQQQEQSRARWTTPLTKILAELMVDQVQKGNKHNNLFNKKAWKYICDGFYNKTGLKWDKEQLKNRYSVLRRQYSTVKSILDQSDFSWNEATGSITAIDETWAEYIKKHADAETLRTSGCPIFKELCTIFSEPATNGKHELLTVSEVDHTPRPLCPQPLRMHQEESLSGSQDEDDANDPETPQPSTPAAAATSNRKRGRKGMNDAITEAILEMAAASKMRATAIEQYNARYSMADCIKDLDLMQGVDQQLYFAALDLFSKPILREIFLSLKDDKRLTWLRSKCANASNRK, from the exons ATGGCAGGTCATGTTACCAGATCAAAAAGACTGGAGGCTCAGCAGCAGGAACAGTCGAGGGCAAGGTGGACGACGCCACTCACCAAGATACTTGCAGAGCTGATGGTTGATCAAGTACAAAAAGGGAACAAACACAACAACTTATTCAACAAGAAAGCATGGAAATATATTTGTGATGGATTTTACAACAAAACAGGCTTGAAATGGGACAAGGAACAACTCAAGAACAGATATTCAGTGTTGAGGAGGCAGTATTCTACTGTGAAATCCATTCTTGATCAAAGTGATTTTAGTTGGAATGAAGCCACAGGGTCTATAACTGCCATTGATGAAACTTGGGCTGAATACATCAAG AAACATGCTGATGCTGAGACACTAAGAACCAGTGGCTGCCCAATCTTCAAAGAACTATGCACAATATTCTCTGAGCCAGCAACTAATGGCAAGCATGAGCTTTTAACTGTATCCGAGGTTGATCATACTCCTAGACCTCTTTGTCCACAGCCCTTGAGGATGCATCAAGAAGAGTCTTTGTCCGGATCACAGGATGAGGATGATGCTAATGATCCTGAAACACCTCAACCTAGCACACCTGCTGCTGCAGCAACTTCCAACCGCAAAAGAGGGCGAAAAGGAATGAACGATGCCATCACAGAAGCAATATTGGAGATGGCTGCAGCTTCAAAGATGAGGGCAACTGCCATAGAGCAATATAATGCTAGATATAGTATGGCTGACTGTATTAAGGACTTGGATTTGATGCAAGGTGTTGATCAACAACTATATTTTGCCGCTTTAGATCTCTTCAGCAAACCTATTTTAAGGGAGATCTTTTTGTCTCTCAAAGACGATAAAAGATTAACATGGTTGCGTAGCAAATGTGCTAATGCATCCAATAGGAAATGA